The genome window CTAAGGAAGTTTCGGGTTTCAAGTTTCGGGTTTCGGCAAAGCCTGCTCCTAAGCTTTGTGTTCGAGAAAACGTGGACAACTGGCTTTGCCGAAACCTGAAACTCGAAACCCGAAACGCTTTTCCCAGGTTCAGCTATTCGGCTGGGCTCCGTGGGAAGGAAGATCGTTAGTTTTTCGGCGTGTGAGCACAAACGGCTTGCGGCGGAGGCGGCTGGCTGAAACTTCGCGGTCGATCTTTGACCAGAAAGCTACGAAGTAATCCACGGCCGAGACAATTGAGACCGCGACCATGAACCAGATAGCTATGCGCGCGATGAGATCGACCGGAAAAACGAATGACTGGCCGATGTTCCACGCCAGCCATTTGTGGTCGAGGATGGCGGCGACTACGCTAACGATCTGGGCGAACATCTTCAGCTTGCCAAGATTGCTCGCCTGAATAGTGAAGCCTTCCGAAGCAGCAATGCTGCGCAAGCCGCTCACCAGGAACTCGCGCCCAATGATGAGAACAGCGATCCAAGCTGGAACGATCCTGGGATTGAACTGAACGAGGGAAATGAACGCAGCGGCAATCAGCAGCTTGTCGGCAAGCGGATCGAGCAGCATGCC of Terriglobales bacterium contains these proteins:
- the pgsA gene encoding CDP-diacylglycerol--glycerol-3-phosphate 3-phosphatidyltransferase — its product is MNLPNYITISRIFSVPILLWLLTSNVLSGTHGEKELAASALFILASITDGLDGYLARKRGQVTTMGMLLDPLADKLLIAAAFISLVQFNPRIVPAWIAVLIIGREFLVSGLRSIAASEGFTIQASNLGKLKMFAQIVSVVAAILDHKWLAWNIGQSFVFPVDLIARIAIWFMVAVSIVSAVDYFVAFWSKIDREVSASRLRRKPFVLTRRKTNDLPSHGAQPNS